One region of Populus trichocarpa isolate Nisqually-1 chromosome 4, P.trichocarpa_v4.1, whole genome shotgun sequence genomic DNA includes:
- the LOC7472579 gene encoding uncharacterized protein LOC7472579, with product MGEEGEKQTVPPPPPSAAAEETRAPELQSDPPTPFDPSRMIGIIKRKGLIKELAAVYHAQCLFYCQQLLDLQKNCQEPFVELRAATAADDSRKETMRPPKRLKKSR from the exons ATGGGCgaagaaggagaaaaacaaactgtacctcctcctcctccttccgCGGCCGCTGAAGAAACTAGGGCTCCGGAACTACAATCCGATCCTCCAACTCCATTCGATCCCAGTCGAA TGATTGGTATTATTAAGAGGAAGGGGTTGATCAAAGAGCTGGCAGCGGTGTACCACGCTCAGTGCCTTTTTTATTGTCAGCAACTTTTGGATCTACAGAAAAATTGCCAAGAG CCATTTGTTGAATTAAGAGCTGCTACTGCTGCTGATgattcaagaaaagaaacaatgaGGCCCCCCAAACGCCTCAAGAAGTCCCGCTGA